CGATGTGAGTCAAACCGACTCACGTATCCGGACGGCAGCACAGTTCATCGCGAACTACCAACCCGACCAGATCCTCGTCGCGTCATCGCGTCAATACGGTCGGTTCCCGGCCGAGAAGTTCGCGACGGCAGTCGGTGCGCGCGCTCGGACGGGTCGGTTCATCCCGGGAACGCTCACGAATCCCGAATACGAAGGCTACATCGAACCGGACGTGATCGTCGTCACGGACCCAATCGGCGACGCACAGGCCGTCAAAGAGGCTATCACGGTCGGAATACCCGTTGTGGCGATGTGTGACTCGAATAACACGACCGGAAACGTCGATCTCGTCGTTCCGACGAACAACAAAGGTCGGCGCGCGTTGTCGGTCGTTTACTGGCTGCTCGCTAACGAAGTGATCGACAACCGTGGCGGCGAACCCACGTACGCGCTCGAGGATTTCGAAGAGGGAATGTGAGCGAGCCGGTAGAGGAAGTTCTATTCTACGCGATCTCGAGTTCTTCTAGGAGTGTTTGAGCGGCTGCTGTCGAGGATTCCGGCCCGCGTGCGGTGATGAGATCTCCATCGACAGTGACGCTCGTGTCGGCGTCGAGTTCAGCGTCCCAGTTGGCTCCGACAGCAGTGACTTCGTCTTCGACCCAATAAGGGATCTTCCGGCCATCGGGTAGCCGGTCGTGGTCGTCGACGATGCCCTCCTCCCACGCGTCTGGAAAGCCGGTCACGTCCCGTCCCTCAGCGAGCGGTTCACCGGTTTCCGTTCGGGCAAACGCGAAGATCCCGACTGCGTGACAGATAACGAGTGCGACGCCTGTCTCACCCGCCACAGCGGTGGCAAGTGCTCGGCGGGCGTGGCGGTCGTGGTTGATATCCCACACCGTTCCGTGGCCGCCAGGAAACACCACGGCGTCGTAGGCATCGGCGTCGACTTCGGCAAGCGGGATCGGATCGTTCAACCGTTCGTCGGTCTCGTGAACGGAACGGATGTGATCTGCGGTCTCGGCTCCGACTTCCTCAGGATCGACCGACCGTTCGTCGATGACTGGCGGAGATCCTGATGGTGTCGACACTGTGACGTCGACACCCGCCTCCGAGAGCGCCGTCAACGGCTCGATACACTCTTCGCCCCAGTAGCCCTCTTCGCTGACGATGAACAGTGCTGATGGCATAATACGGATCGTCGTACGCCGAGTTCGAAGAAAAGTCGTGTGCAACCCCGGAGGATCTCTGCAATCAATGGACTATTGATCGTGT
The sequence above is drawn from the Halocatena salina genome and encodes:
- a CDS encoding type 1 glutamine amidotransferase domain-containing protein, yielding MPSALFIVSEEGYWGEECIEPLTALSEAGVDVTVSTPSGSPPVIDERSVDPEEVGAETADHIRSVHETDERLNDPIPLAEVDADAYDAVVFPGGHGTVWDINHDRHARRALATAVAGETGVALVICHAVGIFAFARTETGEPLAEGRDVTGFPDAWEEGIVDDHDRLPDGRKIPYWVEDEVTAVGANWDAELDADTSVTVDGDLITARGPESSTAAAQTLLEELEIA
- the rpsB gene encoding 30S ribosomal protein S2 — its product is MSNNEEGLEEPDDDVEASQTDTDDMTTKVESETESAPEETPEQDDPAEENEPVLDENVMPDEEADLLIPVEEYLAAGVHIGTQQKTESMERFIHRVRTDGLYVLDVSQTDSRIRTAAQFIANYQPDQILVASSRQYGRFPAEKFATAVGARARTGRFIPGTLTNPEYEGYIEPDVIVVTDPIGDAQAVKEAITVGIPVVAMCDSNNTTGNVDLVVPTNNKGRRALSVVYWLLANEVIDNRGGEPTYALEDFEEGM